From a region of the Gossypium raimondii isolate GPD5lz chromosome 10, ASM2569854v1, whole genome shotgun sequence genome:
- the LOC105776124 gene encoding MATH domain and coiled-coil domain-containing protein At3g58270 isoform X3, with protein MAVDSKFQCMDIDVKIKKFTWRIQNFSSLEVKKLYSEVFTVDGYKWRVLIFPKGNNVDHLSIYLDVADSATLPYGWTKYAQVGLGVIDQFDRETSSTKVTHHCFNARQVDWGFTSFLRLTELHDPKRGYLLNDACLVEVYVCTDKTLDFISHEFIVKTDWDELKAKEADCVKAVIDNQKTPTTKPVEITPPSPTQSSSQTVAIEPEESAEEDMNTFFTSLESELSSSRIVYSKEEAKEALAKINEALNTTPVNLNDSGKFSPLKQAFMILASFDGSSTTLTIDQKNELLGLDERLKELANRAAKAVQDKDQLTAKESMKRTMTCNLESSLIRYKEVETEVKQVDQTLAALREEVEEAQKRKEKMLAERKGIYRSCKEMKMELDALGKELAECEATAKVGEEEEKSVEAEWGRIKDFISSIEAKI; from the exons ATGGCAG TGGATAGTAAGTTTCAATGTATGGATATTGATGTAAAAATAAAGAAGTTCACATGGAGGATTCAGAATTTCTCCAGTCTTGAAGTCAAAAAGCTCTACTCTGAAGTTTTTACTGTTGATGGCTACAAATG GCGAGTTCTTATCTTCCCCAAGGGGAACAATGTGGATCATTTGTCAATTTATTTAGATGTTGCAGATTCAGCTACTTTGCCTTACGGATGGACTAAATATGCCCAAGTCGGGCTCGGAGTCATCGATCAATTTGATCGTGAAACTTCCAGTACAAAAG TCACTCACCATTGTTTCAACGCGAGGCAGGTTGATTGGGGCTTCACTTCATTCTTACGTCTTACTGAATTACACGACCCTAAAAGAGGCTATCTCCTTAATGATGCATGCTTGGTTGAAGTATACGTTTGCACTGATAAGACTCTAGATTTTATTTCCCATGAATTTATAGTCAAAACTGATTGGGATGAACTTAAGGCCAAGGAAGCTGATTGTGTTAAGGCAGTCATAGACAACCAGAAAACTCCTACAACCAAACCAGTAGAAATCACACCTCCTTCACCAACTCAGTCTTCTAGCCAGACTGTG GCCATTGAACCTGAAGAGTCTGCTGAGGAAGACATGAACACATTCTTCACTAGCTTAGAGTCCGAGCTTTCAAGCTCTAGAATTGTTTATTCtaaagaagaagcaaaggaAGCACTGGCTAAAATAAACGAAGCCTTGAATACAACCCCCGTTAATCTTAACGATTCAGGGAAGTTTTCTCCACTTAAGCAGGCATTCATGATCCTAGCTAGTTTTGATGGTTCCTCCACCACCCTTACAATTGATCAAAAGAATGAGTTGTTGGGCTTGGACGAAAGATTGAAAGAACTAGCTAACCGAGCAGCGAAAGCAGTGCAGGACAAGGATCAACTTACCGCCAAGGAATCTATGAAGCGGACGATGACTTGTAATTTGGAGAGTAGCCTAATCAGATATAAGGAGGTCGAAACAGAGGTGAAACAGGTGGATCAAACACTTGCTGCCCTCCGTGAGGAAGTTGAAGAAGCACaaaagagaaaggagaagaTGTTGGCTGAACGAAAGGGGATATACAGAAGTTGcaaggaaatgaaaatggagttgGATGCATTGGGAAAGGAATTGGCAGAGTGTGAGGCCACTGCCAAGGTTGGtgaggaagaagagaagagTGTTGAGGCTGAATGGGGAAGAATCAAAGATTTCATCTCTTCCATTGAAGCTAAGATTTAA